The proteins below are encoded in one region of Methanoculleus taiwanensis:
- the argS gene encoding arginine--tRNA ligase produces the protein MFREKYQQVARMLRACTGEEDVLLTRGGDHADLASTVAFKLAKKQKKAPAQIAQELAGELAALPDLGDTVVEAKGPYINFRFGDSYLSEGVQRALEPGYGRLPRRSERVVLEHTSANPNGPLHVGHIRNTVIGDTLARAFRKAGYPLEVQYYLNDMGRQIAIVSWGFDTLGIERNEGEKSDHYVARVYVAANRAMEKNPEIVREIDARMQLVERGDAETVTKFRTAVSLCAEGIRETLAELHGSHDRFVWESDFIRIGDVDRIIGTIKRLPQTHEDETLWVDLSEFGFEKKYILRRSDGTSVYSTRDLAYHTWKGRNYDRIIDILGADHKLIGAQLSATLNLLDEKAPEIVYFEFVSLPEGSMSTRAGKFISADELVDEVTAKAMEEVTTRRPELPEEERSAIARSVAIAAIRYDIVKIIPEKSTVFDWKEALDFERQSGPYIQYAHARACSILEKAGEFETAFVYSTEHEIALAKHLARFPAVIEEVVAELRPHLLAAYARELADLFNAFYHYDPVLKSSGVTRNSRLTLVDAVRNTLKESLETLGIDAIRSM, from the coding sequence ATGTTTCGGGAGAAGTACCAGCAGGTTGCACGCATGCTGCGGGCATGCACGGGTGAGGAGGACGTTCTGCTGACCAGGGGCGGGGATCATGCCGATCTCGCCTCGACGGTGGCGTTCAAGCTCGCGAAGAAGCAGAAGAAGGCGCCGGCGCAGATAGCGCAAGAGCTCGCGGGCGAGCTCGCGGCACTGCCCGACCTCGGGGATACCGTGGTCGAGGCGAAAGGGCCCTATATCAACTTCCGTTTCGGAGACTCGTACCTCTCCGAAGGAGTGCAGAGAGCCCTTGAGCCCGGTTACGGCAGGCTCCCCCGCCGCTCGGAGCGGGTGGTACTCGAGCACACGAGCGCCAACCCGAACGGTCCCCTCCACGTCGGGCATATCCGGAACACCGTCATCGGCGACACGCTCGCCCGCGCCTTCCGGAAGGCGGGCTATCCCCTCGAGGTGCAGTACTACTTAAACGACATGGGGCGGCAGATCGCCATCGTTTCGTGGGGATTCGACACCCTCGGCATCGAACGCAACGAGGGTGAGAAGTCCGATCACTACGTCGCACGCGTCTACGTCGCCGCTAACCGGGCGATGGAGAAGAACCCGGAGATCGTCAGGGAGATCGACGCCCGCATGCAGCTCGTCGAGCGCGGCGATGCGGAGACGGTCACAAAATTCAGAACTGCGGTCAGCCTCTGTGCAGAGGGTATCCGGGAGACGCTCGCCGAGCTCCACGGCAGCCACGACCGGTTTGTCTGGGAAAGCGACTTTATCCGGATCGGCGACGTCGACCGGATCATCGGTACTATCAAGCGCCTCCCGCAGACGCACGAGGACGAGACGCTCTGGGTCGACCTCTCCGAGTTCGGTTTTGAGAAGAAGTACATCCTCCGCAGGAGCGACGGCACCTCGGTCTACAGCACCCGCGACCTCGCCTACCATACCTGGAAAGGCAGGAATTACGACCGGATCATCGATATCCTCGGTGCCGACCACAAGCTGATCGGCGCCCAGCTCTCGGCTACGCTGAATCTTCTCGATGAAAAGGCACCGGAGATCGTCTACTTTGAGTTCGTCTCGCTGCCCGAAGGCTCCATGAGCACCCGGGCGGGCAAGTTCATCTCCGCAGACGAGCTCGTCGATGAGGTGACGGCAAAAGCGATGGAAGAGGTCACGACCCGGCGCCCCGAGCTCCCCGAGGAGGAGCGCTCTGCGATCGCCCGGTCGGTCGCCATCGCCGCGATCCGGTACGATATCGTGAAGATCATCCCCGAGAAGAGCACGGTCTTTGACTGGAAAGAGGCGCTCGACTTCGAGCGGCAGAGCGGTCCGTACATCCAGTACGCCCACGCCCGCGCCTGCAGCATCCTCGAGAAAGCAGGTGAGTTCGAGACGGCGTTCGTGTACTCGACCGAGCACGAGATAGCGCTCGCTAAGCACCTCGCCCGGTTCCCGGCCGTCATCGAGGAGGTTGTCGCGGAGCTTCGCCCCCACCTCCTCGCCGCGTATGCACGCGAGCTTGCAGACCTCTTCAATGCCTTCTACCACTACGACCCGGTGCTGAAGAGCAGCGGCGTCACCCGGAATAGCCGCTTAACGCTCGTCGATGCGGTCAGAAACACCCTGAAAGAATCCCTTGAGACCCTTGGAATCGATGCAATCCGAAGCATGTAA
- the prf1 gene encoding peptide chain release factor aRF-1 translates to MVEAQEMDTARKRYEFKKMLERLSEKEGSGTELITLYIPPDKQIHDVTAQLRDEFGQCANIKSKQTRTNVQSAISSILSRLKYFNRPPENGMAIFCGTVSTVGDRTDLQCEIVEPPEPLNLYMYRCSSNFELEPLKQMLGEKEVYGLIVIDRREAYFGFLRGNRIEPISGVTSTVPGKQRKGGQSAARFQRLRLIAINEYYKKVGERASDVFMAEKDFFERFKGVLIGGPTPTKEEFANGEYLHHELQKRITGLFDVAYTNENGLYELVDNAQDALKGMEVVKEKTFMNRFLQELVKDNGNATYGEESVRKNLEIGAVDTLLLSDKLRKARLKIVCGVCGYREERTVRLEPGKSLKDIDLGVCPTDTSPLYIEEEGDIVDELTALADQSSTDVEIISDDFEEGAVLYNAFGGIAAILRYRTGY, encoded by the coding sequence ATGGTTGAAGCGCAAGAGATGGATACGGCGCGAAAGCGCTATGAATTCAAAAAGATGCTCGAGAGGCTCAGCGAGAAGGAAGGGAGCGGTACCGAGCTGATCACCCTCTATATTCCCCCGGATAAGCAGATACACGATGTGACCGCCCAGCTCCGGGACGAGTTCGGGCAGTGCGCCAATATCAAGAGCAAACAGACCCGGACCAACGTCCAGAGTGCCATCTCCTCGATCCTCTCCCGGCTGAAGTACTTCAACCGCCCGCCGGAGAACGGAATGGCCATCTTCTGCGGAACGGTCAGCACCGTCGGCGACCGAACCGATCTCCAGTGCGAGATCGTCGAACCCCCCGAGCCCCTCAACCTCTATATGTACCGGTGCAGCTCGAACTTCGAGCTCGAACCCTTAAAGCAGATGCTCGGCGAGAAGGAGGTTTACGGCCTGATCGTTATCGACCGGCGTGAAGCCTACTTCGGGTTTCTGCGAGGGAACCGGATCGAGCCTATCAGCGGAGTCACCTCCACGGTTCCCGGGAAACAGCGGAAAGGTGGTCAGTCCGCCGCCCGTTTCCAGCGGCTCAGGCTGATCGCCATCAACGAGTACTACAAAAAGGTCGGTGAGCGGGCGAGCGATGTGTTCATGGCCGAGAAGGACTTCTTTGAGCGGTTCAAGGGCGTGCTGATCGGCGGGCCGACACCGACGAAGGAAGAGTTCGCGAACGGCGAGTATCTCCACCACGAGCTGCAGAAGAGGATAACCGGGCTCTTCGACGTCGCGTACACGAATGAGAACGGGCTCTACGAACTCGTGGACAACGCCCAGGACGCCCTGAAGGGGATGGAGGTCGTCAAGGAGAAGACCTTCATGAACCGGTTCCTCCAGGAGCTCGTGAAAGACAACGGCAACGCGACCTACGGTGAAGAGAGCGTCCGGAAGAACCTCGAGATAGGGGCGGTCGATACGCTCCTCCTCTCGGACAAACTCCGGAAAGCGAGGCTCAAGATCGTCTGCGGCGTCTGCGGCTACCGTGAGGAGCGGACGGTTCGTCTCGAACCGGGCAAGAGCCTCAAGGATATCGATCTCGGCGTCTGCCCGACCGATACGAGCCCGCTCTACATCGAGGAAGAGGGAGATATCGTCGACGAGCTGACGGCGCTCGCCGACCAGAGCAGTACCGACGTGGAGATCATCTCCGACGACTTTGAAGAAGGAGCAGTGCTTTACAACGCATTCGGAGGCATTGCAGCAATTTTACGCTACAGGACCGGATACTGA